Proteins encoded in a region of the Gulosibacter sediminis genome:
- a CDS encoding cobalamin-independent methionine synthase II family protein: MSIERIRTSHVGSLPRTKRLLETNARHHEGALSWDEFTGVLHEEVVGVVKRQIDTGIDIVNDGEYGHLMTQSVDYGGWWNYSFTRLAGLTPSDSADRWDDTDEVITSEPGKVRLAAFAHRRDRTLFRDAYLDPENGVLAGRSKATPPAITGELNYIGQDAVAADVAGLRSALNELGVANDGFVAALSPGSAARLKNTFYETDEDVVWASAEALKEEYKAIVDAGFIVQIDDPSIAESWDQVVPEPTVEDYLAFTQVRVDALNHALEGLPEDRVRFHLCWGSWHGPHTTDIEFRHLIDQMLTINAGTYSFEAANVRHAHEWKLWRDVKLPAGKQIVPGVVSHSTNVVEHPELVADRIENFASVVGAENVIASTDCGLGGRIHPDIAWAKLEALTAGAELASQRLFG, from the coding sequence ATGTCGATCGAACGGATCCGCACGAGCCACGTTGGCTCGCTCCCCCGCACCAAGCGCCTGCTCGAAACGAATGCGCGTCACCACGAGGGCGCGCTCAGCTGGGATGAGTTCACCGGTGTTCTGCATGAAGAGGTCGTCGGCGTCGTGAAGCGCCAGATCGACACCGGTATCGACATCGTCAATGACGGCGAGTACGGCCACCTCATGACGCAGTCGGTCGACTACGGCGGGTGGTGGAACTACTCGTTCACGCGCCTCGCGGGCCTCACCCCGAGCGACAGCGCCGACCGCTGGGACGACACCGACGAGGTCATTACCTCGGAACCTGGCAAGGTGCGCCTCGCGGCCTTCGCCCACCGCCGCGACCGCACGCTGTTCCGGGACGCCTACCTCGACCCAGAGAACGGCGTGCTGGCCGGCCGATCGAAGGCAACGCCGCCCGCGATCACCGGCGAGTTGAACTACATCGGCCAGGACGCCGTCGCCGCCGACGTCGCGGGCCTCCGCTCGGCACTCAACGAGCTCGGCGTCGCGAACGACGGCTTCGTTGCTGCGCTCTCGCCCGGATCGGCCGCGCGCCTCAAGAACACCTTCTACGAGACCGACGAAGACGTCGTCTGGGCGAGCGCCGAGGCGCTCAAGGAGGAGTACAAGGCCATCGTCGATGCTGGCTTCATCGTGCAGATCGACGACCCGTCTATCGCCGAGAGCTGGGACCAGGTCGTGCCCGAACCGACCGTCGAGGACTACCTCGCGTTTACGCAGGTGCGTGTCGACGCGCTCAACCACGCGCTTGAAGGCCTGCCCGAGGATCGCGTGCGCTTCCACCTCTGCTGGGGATCGTGGCACGGCCCGCACACGACCGACATCGAGTTCCGTCACCTCATCGACCAGATGCTCACCATCAACGCCGGCACCTACTCGTTCGAAGCGGCCAACGTCCGTCACGCGCACGAGTGGAAGCTGTGGCGTGACGTGAAGCTGCCCGCCGGCAAGCAGATCGTGCCCGGCGTCGTGTCGCACTCAACGAACGTGGTCGAGCACCCGGAGCTCGTCGCCGACCGCATCGAGAACTTCGCGTCGGTCGTCGGCGCCGAGAACGTCATCGCCTCGACCGACTGCGGTCTCGGCGGTCGCATCCACCCCGACATCGCGTGGGCGAAGCTCGAGGCGTTGACCGCGGGCGCCGAGCTCGCGTCGCAGCGACTCTTCGGCTAG